A region from the Ctenopharyngodon idella isolate HZGC_01 chromosome 13, HZGC01, whole genome shotgun sequence genome encodes:
- the fam120b gene encoding constitutive coactivator of peroxisome proliferator-activated receptor gamma isoform X5: MAHELADDLFTQLNMGVKGLQYFMETCCPDTCVPVDLKQMALNHVKAHPDSAATIVVDGMACLRYWYRCQAWVHGGQWQEYMHILQEFVDAFTAVGIRLVFIFDGTVEEQKRAEWVKRRLRVNQDIARIFQYIKTHGQQPNSRELFCLPSGLATFSIFALKSLGQETRCSVREGDYEVSNYALSHNCMGILGQDTDFVIYNTVPYLSISKLNLNRMTTVLFSRERLCQVLKLHMTDLPLLSCLLGNDIVPEQQMQRLRNSALASYRKRNKQVQGDKVYAVAEFITVHHPRSGETFGVSSLLLAEAEEEALEKGIRTYLLPGQTSPWLKCSRPFPESVRLMDKYVPGEILQAAIEKHTRAECFLIYNVLYDGVVECSNSLEDEDEVELPPQAVLYLPVRERIYGLLLPVQPDCSGHTVSVKEWFVFPGNPLKEPTRVTPKPLNYINPCCRP, encoded by the exons gcACATGAACTTGCAGATGACCTTTTTACGCAGCTGAACATGGGTGTGAAAGGATTACAGTACTTTATGGAGACATGTTGCCCAGACACTTGTGTGCCAGTGGACCTGAAACAGATGGCATTGAATCACGTCAAAGCCCATCCGGATAGCGCTGCCACGATAGTAGTGGACGGAATGGCCTGTTTAAGGTATTGGTATCGCTGTCAAGCTTGGGTCCATGGTGGCCAGTGGCAAGAGTATATGCATATCCTTCAAGAATTTGTCGATGCATTCACGGCTGTGGGCATACGCTTAGTCTTCATCTTCGACGGAACGGTCGAGGAACAAAAACGGGCAGAATGGGTGAAGAGGCGTCTGAGAGTCAACCAAGACATAGCAAGAATATTTCAGTACATTAAGACTCACGGTCAGCAGCCGAACAGCAGAGAACTTTTCTGTCTTCCCTCTGGACTCGCAACCTTCTCCATATTTGCCCTCAAAAGCCTCGGCCAAGAAACAAGATGCTCGGTCCGAGAAGGAGATTATGAGGTTTCCAACTATGCTTTGTCTCACAACTGCATGGGCATCCTTGGTCAAGATACAGACTTTGTTATCTACAACACGGTCCCATACCTGTCCATCAGTAAACTCAATTTAAACAGAATGACAACAGTGCTGTTCTCCAGAGAGAGGTTATGCCAAGTTTTGAAGCTGCATATGACTGACCTTCCTCTCTTGTCCTGTCTGTTGGGTAATGACATAGTGCCAGAGCAGCAAATGCAGCGTCTTCGCAACAGTGCTTTGGCGTCATATCGAAAGAGAAACAAGCAAGTTCAGGGAGACAAGGTTTACGCTGTTGCAGAGTTCATTACCGTTCATCATCCCAGAAGTGGGGAAACATTTGGTGTTTCCTCACTGTTGTTAGCTGAAGCAGAGGAAGAAGCTTTAGAAAAAGGAATACGCACATATTTACTTCCAGGGCAAACGTCCCCTTGGTTAAAGTGCAGCCGTCCCTTTCCTGAGTCTGTGCGTTTGATGGACAAGTATGTACCCGGTGAAATATTACAG GCAGCGATAGAGAAGCACACGCGGGCAGAGTGTTTCCTGATCTATAATGTGTTATATGATGGAGTCGTGGAGTGCAGTAACTCATTGGAAGATGAGGATGAGGTGGAGTTACCACCGCAGGCCGTCTTATATCTGCCTGTCCGAGAACGAATCTATGGCCTGTTACTGCCAGTGCAGCCTG